The Rhodohalobacter sp. SW132 genome has a segment encoding these proteins:
- a CDS encoding pitrilysin family protein, which yields MKAVSEIESVHKTTLPNGIQVVTEEIKSVKSVTVGIWVKTGSRNETEEQAGITHFLEHMLFKGTENRSSYDIALSMESVGGYLNAFTSTEYTCYYARCLDTKLPVALDVLSDMVRNSTFPEEEMVKEKKVVIEEMKMYRDSPDDTIFEEFSKRTFNKHPIGRPVIGFEETVSSFSRDDLFNYIGDRYKPSNLIVAVAGNADHENVVQMVSESLDMESRGDVEPMDQPLTDYKPFKKELHKAIEQTHMITGRRGLYYDHEDKYLLLLANTVLGGGMSSRLHQNIREKYGYCYSIGTFNQSYTDSGLFGVYIGTDKEYVNHVRELITREFEKIREEPVPEQELAEAKAQLKGKLMLSQESTSNRMTRLAKSQIYFDRFVSLDELVENINSVTQEDLLKFSKSFFDPTLFSETILLPEKEQKDN from the coding sequence ATGAAAGCAGTAAGTGAAATCGAATCGGTACACAAAACAACGCTTCCCAATGGTATCCAGGTTGTAACAGAAGAGATAAAAAGCGTGAAAAGTGTTACTGTTGGCATTTGGGTAAAAACAGGAAGCCGTAATGAGACCGAAGAACAGGCAGGAATCACTCATTTTCTGGAACATATGCTGTTCAAAGGCACAGAAAACAGATCGTCTTATGATATTGCACTTAGCATGGAATCTGTAGGCGGATACCTGAACGCATTCACATCAACTGAATATACTTGCTACTACGCCCGCTGCCTTGATACGAAACTGCCGGTTGCCCTGGATGTTCTATCTGATATGGTAAGAAACTCTACCTTTCCCGAAGAGGAGATGGTGAAAGAGAAAAAAGTAGTGATTGAAGAGATGAAAATGTATCGCGACAGCCCGGACGATACCATCTTTGAGGAGTTCAGCAAGCGCACATTTAATAAACACCCTATTGGCCGGCCTGTCATCGGATTTGAGGAAACGGTATCCTCTTTTTCTCGGGATGATCTTTTTAATTATATCGGGGATCGCTATAAACCATCAAACCTGATTGTTGCCGTTGCCGGAAATGCAGATCACGAAAACGTTGTACAGATGGTTTCTGAATCTCTGGATATGGAGAGCAGAGGGGATGTTGAACCGATGGATCAGCCACTGACGGATTATAAACCGTTTAAAAAAGAGCTGCACAAAGCGATCGAACAGACTCATATGATAACGGGTCGCAGAGGGTTGTATTACGATCATGAAGATAAATATCTGCTGCTGCTGGCCAATACGGTTTTGGGAGGCGGAATGAGCTCAAGACTGCATCAAAATATTCGCGAGAAGTATGGATATTGCTACTCCATAGGCACGTTCAACCAATCGTATACCGATTCCGGCCTGTTTGGCGTATATATTGGAACAGACAAAGAGTATGTGAATCACGTACGGGAACTTATTACTCGGGAATTCGAGAAGATTCGAGAGGAACCGGTCCCGGAGCAGGAGCTTGCTGAGGCTAAAGCACAGCTGAAAGGGAAACTGATGCTGTCTCAGGAAAGCACAAGTAACCGAATGACTCGCCTTGCCAAAAGCCAGATCTACTTCGACCGATTCGTTTCACTCGATGAACTTGTGGAGAATATTAATTCAGTTACCCAGGAAGATCTTCTTAAATTCTCGAAATCTTTCTTTGATCCGACACTTTTTTCAGAAACAATATTACTGCCTGAAAAAGAGCAGAAGGACAACTAA
- the pnp gene encoding polyribonucleotide nucleotidyltransferase has translation MKAIKRSVEFAPGKEITVETGRLAKLADGAVMVTMGETMVLCTVVSAKEAKPGQSFFPMVVDLRESFTAGGKFPGGFMKREGRPSDGETLASRLIDRSLRPLFPNGYLNETQYICQVYSSDGQHQPDVLGAFGASAATHISDIPFDGPMSQVKVGRIDGEFVINPTIDELEKSDIDMIVAGTEDSVLMIEGEMKEITEAEMLEAIKEGHKAIAKLCQFQEELREEFGVEKREFEPEPVNEELKSKVEERVGSKLKDIVGTGLGKEEFNGQVSDLKNEVIEAITAEEEYEDEGGQISEFYGDMVKNELRNMILENKRRIDGRSPEDIRDIWTEVGYLPRVHGSAIFSRGETQALVSVALGTKRDAQSVDTLFYEEDKTFMLHYNFPPYCVGEAGFLRGPGRREIGHGHLAERALKMLLPEWEEFGYVIRVRSDITESNGSSSMASVCGGSMAMMDAGVPLKKPVAGIAMGMIVGENNTVVLSDIQGEEDFMGDMDFKTAGTADGITATQMDMKVKGISFELLEQALQQAHGGRMHILEEMAKTISEKRDTISQYAPQFINMTIDGDSIGAVIGPGGKVIQTLQKETDTEIWIEEDEAGKGQITITADSLEKAEAAKKRIQAVAGQLDEGATYKGTVKAIKEYGAFVEIVPGKEGLLHISELNHDHVKNVEDVISVGDEIEVKLLKVEHGGKLRLSRKALLPHPDEA, from the coding sequence ATGAAAGCAATTAAAAGAAGTGTTGAATTTGCACCCGGAAAAGAAATTACTGTTGAGACAGGAAGGCTGGCAAAGCTGGCTGACGGTGCAGTGATGGTAACTATGGGTGAAACAATGGTGCTTTGCACAGTTGTAAGTGCAAAAGAAGCAAAGCCGGGACAGTCTTTTTTCCCGATGGTTGTTGATTTGCGAGAAAGTTTTACGGCCGGCGGAAAATTTCCCGGCGGATTTATGAAAAGAGAAGGACGGCCATCAGACGGTGAAACTCTGGCCAGCCGATTGATCGACAGAAGTTTAAGACCTCTGTTCCCAAATGGTTACCTCAACGAAACACAGTATATTTGCCAGGTTTATTCATCAGACGGACAACACCAGCCGGATGTACTCGGAGCGTTTGGAGCCTCTGCAGCTACTCATATTTCCGATATTCCGTTTGACGGGCCCATGTCTCAGGTCAAAGTTGGCCGTATTGATGGTGAGTTTGTCATCAACCCAACAATCGATGAGCTTGAAAAAAGCGACATCGATATGATTGTGGCCGGAACAGAAGACAGTGTTCTGATGATTGAAGGCGAAATGAAAGAGATCACCGAAGCAGAGATGCTCGAAGCGATCAAAGAAGGACATAAGGCCATTGCAAAACTTTGCCAGTTCCAGGAAGAACTCAGAGAAGAATTTGGAGTTGAGAAACGAGAATTCGAACCTGAGCCTGTAAACGAAGAACTGAAGTCTAAAGTAGAAGAGCGTGTTGGATCAAAATTAAAAGATATTGTTGGCACAGGTCTCGGAAAAGAAGAGTTTAACGGACAAGTAAGCGACCTGAAAAACGAGGTCATTGAAGCGATTACGGCCGAGGAAGAGTACGAAGATGAAGGCGGACAGATCTCCGAATTTTACGGTGATATGGTAAAAAACGAACTTCGTAATATGATTCTGGAGAATAAGCGCCGCATTGACGGGCGTTCACCGGAAGATATTCGTGATATCTGGACTGAAGTTGGCTACCTGCCAAGAGTTCACGGCTCAGCGATCTTCAGCCGTGGTGAAACACAGGCACTGGTATCGGTTGCACTCGGAACCAAACGTGATGCACAAAGCGTGGACACTCTCTTTTATGAAGAGGACAAAACATTTATGCTCCACTACAATTTCCCTCCTTACTGTGTGGGCGAAGCCGGCTTTTTAAGAGGTCCGGGCCGACGAGAAATTGGCCACGGTCACCTTGCAGAGCGTGCGCTTAAAATGCTTTTGCCTGAATGGGAAGAGTTCGGATATGTTATCCGGGTTCGATCCGACATTACAGAATCGAACGGTTCATCATCCATGGCCTCCGTTTGTGGCGGCTCTATGGCGATGATGGATGCTGGTGTGCCCCTGAAGAAACCGGTTGCCGGAATCGCAATGGGTATGATTGTGGGTGAAAACAACACCGTAGTTCTTTCTGATATCCAGGGCGAGGAAGATTTCATGGGAGACATGGACTTCAAAACAGCCGGTACAGCTGACGGTATTACAGCTACACAGATGGATATGAAAGTGAAAGGAATTTCGTTTGAACTCCTCGAGCAGGCACTCCAGCAGGCTCACGGCGGACGTATGCACATTCTTGAAGAGATGGCAAAAACCATTTCAGAGAAACGAGACACGATCTCGCAATATGCACCGCAGTTTATCAATATGACGATTGACGGCGACAGCATTGGCGCAGTGATTGGGCCGGGCGGAAAAGTGATTCAAACACTTCAGAAAGAGACAGATACTGAAATCTGGATCGAAGAGGATGAAGCGGGCAAAGGTCAGATTACTATTACTGCTGATTCACTCGAGAAAGCGGAAGCTGCCAAGAAACGAATCCAGGCCGTTGCGGGTCAGCTCGACGAAGGAGCAACGTATAAAGGCACTGTGAAAGCAATTAAAGAGTATGGTGCTTTTGTAGAGATTGTGCCTGGAAAAGAAGGTTTGCTTCATATTTCCGAACTGAATCATGACCACGTGAAGAATGTGGAAGATGTGATTTCTGTAGGAGATGAAATTGAAGTTAAACTGCTTAAAGTTGAGCATGGCGGAAAACTGCGCCTCTCAAGAAAGGCTCTGCTTCCTCATCCGGACGAAGCGTAA
- the rpsO gene encoding 30S ribosomal protein S15: protein MSISKEKVQEVVTEFGGSEENSGSTEAQIALLTERINHLTEHLKENKHDHSSRRGLLKMVGQRKRMLTYLRNNDIEKYRELIQKLGIRK from the coding sequence ATGAGCATAAGTAAAGAAAAAGTACAGGAAGTCGTAACTGAGTTTGGCGGATCAGAAGAAAATTCAGGTTCAACGGAAGCACAAATTGCGCTGTTAACAGAAAGGATCAACCATCTAACAGAACATTTGAAAGAGAATAAGCATGATCACTCTTCCCGGAGAGGCCTGCTGAAAATGGTTGGCCAGCGAAAACGAATGCTCACCTACCTGAGAAATAATGATATTGAAAAATATCGTGAGCTGATTCAAAAGCTTGGAATTCGTAAGTAA
- a CDS encoding bifunctional riboflavin kinase/FAD synthetase — translation MSKLVFLDDVKRDDHTVLTVGTFDGVHEGHKVLIQSVLNKAEECGCRSVIVTFDPHPRDIINPGSDGIKLLSTLSERCELLADLGIDEMVVIPFDRDFSLMSSETFIREVIWKKIGVKKFVIGYDHQFGKDREGTIETVRALGEELSFESHVVSKQEVENKTVSSTSIRNALQGKGDVEQAEKFLGRYYILNGTVVHGDKRGKEIGYPTANIQIDLDKKIIPKKGVYAVWARVDGEYYPAMMNIGFRPTFKGEGLTMEVHIISFDENIYGKEIQVQFVKRIRDEQSFDGVEALKEQLAKDKMQAVKILKTKRPNVAKQTN, via the coding sequence ATGTCGAAACTGGTATTTCTTGATGATGTTAAACGCGATGATCACACGGTGTTGACAGTTGGAACCTTCGATGGTGTTCACGAGGGTCATAAAGTGCTGATTCAATCTGTGCTTAATAAAGCTGAAGAGTGCGGGTGCAGAAGTGTGATTGTCACATTCGATCCACATCCGCGCGATATCATCAATCCGGGTTCCGACGGCATCAAATTACTCAGCACGTTATCTGAACGCTGCGAACTATTGGCTGATCTGGGAATCGATGAAATGGTAGTGATTCCGTTTGACCGTGATTTTTCATTGATGAGTTCAGAGACGTTTATTCGCGAGGTGATCTGGAAAAAAATCGGGGTAAAGAAATTCGTGATCGGGTACGATCACCAGTTTGGCAAAGACCGGGAAGGAACCATTGAAACCGTTCGTGCACTCGGGGAAGAACTTTCATTCGAATCTCATGTAGTTTCAAAACAAGAAGTTGAAAACAAAACGGTAAGCAGTACATCAATCCGGAATGCCCTGCAGGGGAAAGGTGATGTAGAACAGGCTGAAAAATTTCTTGGCCGGTACTATATTTTAAACGGCACTGTTGTTCATGGGGATAAAAGAGGCAAAGAGATTGGTTATCCCACAGCTAATATTCAGATCGATCTGGACAAAAAAATCATTCCGAAAAAAGGGGTTTACGCAGTGTGGGCCCGGGTTGACGGCGAGTACTATCCGGCAATGATGAATATTGGCTTTCGCCCGACATTTAAGGGGGAAGGGCTAACCATGGAAGTGCATATTATTTCTTTTGATGAAAATATATATGGAAAAGAGATTCAGGTACAATTTGTAAAAAGAATCAGGGATGAACAGTCATTTGATGGAGTTGAAGCGTTGAAAGAGCAGCTTGCGAAGGATAAAATGCAGGCAGTAAAGATTTTGAAAACAAAGCGTCCAAACGTTGCAAAACAGACGAATTAA
- the truB gene encoding tRNA pseudouridine(55) synthase TruB, whose amino-acid sequence MAKQVIPIDQLPVVAKNSAIIRPDSFTTGAAILMDKPLGWSSFDVVRYIRNRVPPKKVGHAGTLDPLATGLLIICTGKATRTISQFQDGDKVYETTVRFGSSTPSYDAALEPDEHSEWEHITKEEIENVIKEKFTGTIVQSPPIYSAIRVEGERLYKKARRGEKVTTPPRQVTIDQIEILDCRLPEVDLRIRCGKGTYIRSIGHDLGLELNSRAHLTALRRTAIGDFFVDDALLPEEFDQKLKK is encoded by the coding sequence ATGGCTAAACAGGTGATTCCAATTGATCAGCTTCCTGTTGTTGCCAAAAACAGCGCCATCATTCGTCCGGATTCATTTACCACCGGCGCCGCCATACTCATGGATAAACCGTTAGGTTGGTCCAGCTTTGATGTTGTCCGATATATTAGAAATCGTGTTCCACCAAAAAAAGTGGGTCATGCAGGAACACTGGATCCCCTCGCTACCGGACTCTTAATTATATGCACCGGAAAAGCTACCCGCACAATCTCTCAATTCCAGGACGGGGATAAAGTGTATGAAACAACCGTAAGATTCGGCTCATCCACCCCAAGTTATGATGCGGCACTCGAGCCAGATGAACATTCTGAATGGGAGCACATCACTAAAGAGGAAATCGAGAACGTTATAAAAGAGAAATTTACCGGTACAATCGTTCAGTCACCCCCCATCTATTCTGCAATTCGGGTAGAAGGCGAGCGACTTTATAAAAAAGCGCGCAGGGGAGAGAAAGTCACAACACCACCACGCCAGGTTACAATAGATCAAATTGAGATCCTGGATTGCCGTTTACCGGAGGTTGATCTTCGGATACGTTGCGGAAAGGGTACGTATATTCGTTCCATTGGTCACGATCTTGGCCTGGAGCTGAATAGCCGGGCTCATTTGACGGCACTGCGAAGAACTGCCATCGGAGATTTTTTTGTTGATGATGCTTTGTTGCCGGAAGAATTCGACCAGAAATTGAAAAAATAA
- the rbfA gene encoding 30S ribosome-binding factor RbfA: protein MSIRTKRLASVIQKDLGQILQQSYQPSGTFITVTQVRLTDDLSIAKVYLSVFTQDRDPQSIYQFIDDNQDRIRYDLASKIKNQVRRIPELLFFEDDTAEYVNKMEKLFTKVKEQRSGNESSGND, encoded by the coding sequence ATGAGTATTCGAACAAAACGACTTGCTTCCGTTATTCAAAAAGACCTGGGGCAGATTCTCCAGCAGAGCTATCAGCCATCAGGTACGTTTATAACAGTCACGCAGGTTCGTCTTACGGATGATCTTTCCATTGCAAAGGTGTACCTGAGTGTTTTTACTCAAGACAGGGATCCGCAGTCCATCTACCAGTTCATTGATGATAACCAGGATAGAATCCGGTATGATCTCGCATCAAAAATTAAAAACCAGGTGCGAAGAATTCCTGAACTTCTGTTTTTTGAAGATGATACTGCAGAATATGTGAATAAGATGGAAAAGCTTTTTACCAAGGTAAAAGAGCAGCGTTCCGGAAACGAATCTTCCGGTAACGACTGA
- the infB gene encoding translation initiation factor IF-2 produces MTDKKPKKLFKVASEFNVATQSIVDTLGEHDFDVANRPNTKITPEMYEVLASEYGDDKEKSREHAKAREEYESRRSQIMSNRNESVTLDSFLEPLDDLEPEDEKPEPKSEKKSESKPKNVESPESSLEPMETPPEPKPEPEPEPEAEKEPEPEPEKEEKKPAAEEQKEKPEPETEKAAEAEAQPEESEETDEDTKPAGTETEIEEEIKKPAAEEKSDAETEDDEDADDDEDADDDYDEEDVEDDEVAEEEDEDDDEDEEEGKVIRGSAGRLKGTKVVGKVSFTSDKSKKVKKRKRRKDRGDDEQQTKRKTKSDSDKSTKKTKKTKKKSRRSKVDEEDVDKKMRETMARMKDSDTVGSKRAKRRKQRKEEREEERQLQDELSELEDNVIDVTEFITVSDLAELLEVKPTDVITTCMNVGMMVSINQRLDAATIELVADEFDYDVNFVDADEVVEEIYVEEEDDPEDLEPRSPIITVMGHVDHGKTSLLDYIRKAKVAAGEAGGITQHVGAYEVKTEDNKKITFLDTPGHEAFTAMRSRGAQATDIVILVIAADDSVMPQTIEAINHSKAAGVSIVVAINKMDKPGANPDKIKQQLTEHNVIVEEYGGNTQIAEVSAETGMGIDDLLEKVLIEAELLELKANPNRLAQGIVLESRVDKGKGTVANILIQNGTLEVGDPFVAGPCFGRVRAMENEHGERLKKAGPSTPVQLTGFDSVPQAGDRLIVPADEKTAKDIANQRQQIRREQSLRRTKHLTLDDLSRRMALGEVSELNIIIKADVDGSIEALSGALQKLGTEEVSVSVIHTGSGAITESDVLLASASDAIIIGFQVRPTASARKLAEAESIDIRLFSVIYDAVDEVHDALEGMLSPEISEEIMGMVEVREVFKVSKVGTIAGCYVTEGKIHRNNPIRIIRDGVVIWDGEIDSLKRFKDDVKEVQSGYECGISIVNYNDVKVGDEFESYTIKEEKRTLEDAK; encoded by the coding sequence ATGACGGACAAGAAGCCAAAAAAACTATTTAAAGTTGCATCAGAATTTAATGTTGCGACCCAATCGATTGTCGATACATTGGGAGAGCATGATTTTGATGTTGCTAATCGTCCGAATACCAAGATTACGCCCGAAATGTACGAGGTGCTGGCTTCCGAATATGGCGATGACAAGGAAAAAAGCAGAGAGCATGCCAAGGCGCGCGAAGAGTACGAAAGCCGCAGAAGCCAGATTATGTCGAACCGTAACGAGAGCGTAACGTTAGACAGTTTTCTCGAACCGCTTGATGACCTGGAGCCGGAAGATGAAAAACCGGAACCCAAATCTGAGAAAAAGTCAGAGTCGAAACCTAAAAATGTAGAATCACCGGAAAGCTCTCTCGAGCCGATGGAGACTCCGCCGGAACCAAAACCCGAACCAGAGCCGGAGCCGGAAGCTGAAAAAGAACCAGAACCGGAACCGGAAAAAGAAGAGAAAAAACCAGCAGCTGAGGAACAGAAAGAGAAACCTGAACCTGAAACCGAAAAAGCTGCAGAAGCTGAAGCCCAACCGGAAGAATCAGAAGAAACCGATGAGGATACTAAACCGGCAGGCACTGAAACTGAAATTGAAGAGGAGATAAAGAAACCTGCTGCTGAAGAGAAGAGTGATGCAGAGACAGAAGATGATGAAGACGCAGATGATGATGAAGACGCAGATGATGATTATGATGAAGAGGATGTAGAAGATGATGAGGTAGCAGAAGAAGAGGATGAAGATGACGACGAAGACGAAGAAGAAGGAAAAGTGATCCGCGGTTCTGCCGGTCGTCTTAAAGGGACAAAAGTGGTAGGTAAGGTATCCTTCACTTCAGATAAGTCGAAGAAGGTTAAGAAACGCAAACGTCGGAAAGACAGGGGAGATGACGAGCAGCAGACGAAGCGTAAAACCAAATCAGACTCTGACAAATCCACTAAAAAGACTAAAAAAACCAAGAAAAAATCTCGTCGTTCCAAAGTTGATGAGGAAGATGTAGATAAGAAAATGCGTGAAACGATGGCACGCATGAAGGATTCTGATACCGTAGGAAGTAAACGGGCTAAACGCAGAAAGCAGCGAAAAGAAGAAAGGGAAGAGGAGCGTCAGTTACAGGATGAGCTCAGTGAACTTGAAGATAATGTCATTGATGTAACCGAATTTATTACCGTAAGTGATCTTGCTGAACTTCTGGAAGTAAAACCAACCGACGTTATTACAACGTGTATGAACGTTGGCATGATGGTTTCAATCAACCAACGGCTTGATGCCGCCACGATTGAACTTGTGGCAGATGAATTCGATTATGACGTCAATTTTGTAGATGCCGATGAGGTTGTCGAAGAAATTTATGTGGAAGAGGAGGATGATCCTGAAGATCTTGAACCCCGCTCTCCGATTATTACCGTTATGGGGCACGTGGATCACGGTAAAACTTCACTTCTTGATTACATCCGGAAAGCAAAAGTAGCAGCCGGTGAGGCTGGGGGAATTACTCAGCACGTGGGTGCATACGAAGTAAAAACCGAAGATAATAAAAAGATTACTTTCCTGGATACTCCCGGTCACGAGGCGTTTACCGCTATGAGGAGCCGTGGTGCCCAGGCAACGGATATTGTGATTCTTGTTATTGCAGCCGACGATTCTGTGATGCCCCAGACCATTGAGGCGATTAATCACTCCAAAGCAGCCGGTGTTTCTATTGTTGTTGCGATAAACAAAATGGATAAACCCGGTGCAAATCCTGACAAAATTAAACAACAGCTCACCGAACACAATGTGATTGTTGAGGAGTATGGTGGAAACACCCAGATCGCCGAAGTATCAGCAGAGACCGGAATGGGAATTGATGACCTTCTTGAAAAAGTATTAATCGAAGCTGAATTGCTCGAATTGAAGGCCAACCCAAACAGACTTGCTCAGGGAATTGTGCTGGAATCCCGCGTTGATAAAGGAAAAGGTACCGTCGCCAATATTCTAATTCAAAACGGTACACTTGAAGTAGGTGATCCATTTGTTGCCGGGCCATGTTTCGGCCGGGTACGTGCTATGGAAAATGAACATGGTGAAAGGCTTAAAAAAGCGGGGCCATCCACTCCTGTTCAGCTGACCGGGTTCGATTCGGTTCCACAGGCAGGCGACCGGCTGATTGTACCGGCTGATGAAAAAACGGCTAAAGATATTGCAAATCAGCGGCAGCAAATTCGCCGGGAACAGTCACTACGAAGAACGAAACATCTTACCCTGGATGATCTCTCAAGACGAATGGCACTTGGAGAAGTATCCGAATTGAATATCATCATCAAAGCTGATGTTGACGGTTCTATTGAAGCACTTTCAGGAGCCCTCCAGAAACTTGGTACAGAAGAAGTTTCCGTGAGTGTCATTCATACCGGTTCGGGTGCAATTACCGAATCTGATGTGCTGCTTGCATCCGCATCAGACGCCATTATTATTGGTTTCCAGGTAAGGCCAACTGCCTCAGCCCGGAAACTCGCTGAAGCGGAAAGCATCGATATTCGACTCTTTAGCGTGATTTATGATGCTGTTGATGAAGTCCACGACGCACTGGAAGGAATGCTCAGCCCCGAAATTTCAGAAGAAATTATGGGTATGGTTGAGGTTCGTGAAGTCTTTAAGGTGTCAAAAGTGGGTACCATTGCCGGATGTTACGTGACCGAAGGAAAAATTCACAGAAACAATCCAATACGAATTATTCGTGATGGTGTTGTCATCTGGGATGGTGAGATTGATTCACTGAAACGCTTTAAAGATGATGTGAAAGAAGTACAATCTGGTTACGAATGCGGAATCAGTATTGTAAACTATAACGATGTCAAAGTCGGCGATGAATTTGAAAGTTACACCATCAAGGAAGAGAAGCGTACATTAGAAGACGCAAAATAG
- the nusA gene encoding transcription termination factor NusA translates to MQNDVSKLIIQSFAEIAKDKGIDKDLLLSILEDVFRTMIRKKYDSDEAFEVILNADRGEIQILHIREVVPADELTDPVTEITLEEAQKQDPDLELYDEYAQEISITDFGRRAVTMARQQLAQRIREIEKDNIFEDYSDRIGDIILGDVYQVRNNKDILVNHNGVELLLPKNEQIYKDRYRKGDTIRAVVVEVKRIGGNPTVIISRTSPMFLERLFENEIPEVFDGIIELVRIAREPGDRSKVAVQSHDERVDPVGACVGMKGIRIHAVVRELQNENIDVINYTPDKFEFIKRALQPARVLKVELTDDGKQANVLVPADEVSKAIGKGGVNIRLASKLAEVEIDVFREVEEEDDIDINEFEIDFGPETIALLHDIGCDSARAVLELDEEELVRRTEGKIDKEEAERIIDIIAYEFEDEQD, encoded by the coding sequence ATGCAAAACGACGTCTCAAAATTAATTATCCAATCCTTCGCGGAGATCGCAAAAGATAAAGGTATCGATAAGGATCTTCTTTTGTCGATTCTTGAGGATGTTTTCCGAACGATGATTCGTAAAAAATACGATTCAGATGAAGCGTTTGAGGTAATCCTGAACGCTGATCGCGGAGAGATTCAGATTCTTCATATTCGGGAAGTGGTTCCTGCGGATGAACTTACAGATCCTGTTACAGAAATTACCCTTGAGGAAGCACAAAAGCAGGATCCGGATCTGGAGTTGTACGATGAATATGCCCAGGAGATTTCGATCACTGATTTTGGCCGGCGTGCGGTAACCATGGCCAGGCAGCAACTGGCTCAGCGTATCCGTGAAATTGAAAAAGACAACATATTTGAAGATTATTCCGACCGTATCGGGGACATTATTTTAGGAGATGTTTACCAGGTTCGAAATAATAAAGATATCCTTGTTAATCACAACGGTGTGGAACTTCTGCTTCCGAAAAATGAGCAGATCTATAAAGATCGTTACCGCAAAGGAGATACGATTCGTGCGGTTGTTGTTGAGGTAAAAAGAATCGGGGGCAATCCAACGGTGATTATCTCCAGAACATCACCCATGTTCCTGGAACGCCTGTTTGAAAACGAGATTCCTGAAGTGTTTGACGGAATTATTGAACTGGTGCGAATTGCCCGTGAACCGGGAGATCGCTCAAAAGTGGCGGTACAATCGCACGATGAGCGGGTAGATCCTGTTGGTGCATGTGTAGGTATGAAGGGAATTCGTATCCACGCTGTGGTTCGGGAACTTCAAAATGAAAATATTGATGTAATCAATTACACGCCGGATAAATTTGAGTTTATCAAACGTGCGCTTCAGCCTGCAAGAGTTTTAAAAGTTGAGCTTACGGACGATGGGAAACAAGCCAACGTTCTCGTTCCTGCCGATGAAGTATCCAAAGCGATCGGTAAAGGTGGAGTGAATATACGGCTGGCCTCTAAACTGGCAGAAGTTGAAATTGACGTCTTCCGCGAAGTTGAAGAAGAAGATGATATTGACATCAATGAGTTTGAAATTGATTTCGGGCCAGAAACCATCGCATTGCTGCATGATATTGGTTGTGACAGCGCTCGTGCAGTGCTTGAACTCGATGAAGAAGAACTCGTCCGGCGAACGGAAGGCAAAATCGATAAGGAAGAAGCAGAACGAATTATCGATATCATTGCCTATGAATTTGAGGACGAACAAGATTGA
- the rimP gene encoding ribosome maturation factor RimP, with translation MISNPLERIKELAEPLVSQSDMFLVDVEIKQQEMPVVWVLVDSENGGVNLDECTKLNKELSFLVESEEIFEKSYRLNVSSPGLSRPLTDKRQYAKNRGRTARIKFKKDGSYEKAEGILKEVSDDLVKIEQNKGNEVSIRFEDLVETKIVPKI, from the coding sequence ATGATAAGTAATCCATTAGAGCGCATTAAAGAACTGGCGGAACCTCTTGTCAGCCAATCAGATATGTTTTTGGTTGATGTAGAGATCAAGCAGCAGGAGATGCCTGTTGTTTGGGTTTTAGTGGATTCAGAAAATGGGGGTGTAAATCTTGATGAGTGTACAAAACTTAACAAAGAACTCTCATTCCTGGTGGAATCAGAAGAAATTTTTGAAAAATCGTACCGGTTAAATGTTTCGTCTCCCGGCCTGAGCAGGCCGTTGACGGATAAGCGGCAGTATGCAAAGAACCGGGGGCGTACAGCCCGCATCAAATTTAAAAAAGATGGCAGCTATGAAAAGGCTGAAGGAATTTTAAAAGAAGTGTCTGACGATCTCGTTAAAATTGAACAGAATAAAGGCAATGAAGTATCCATACGGTTTGAGGATCTTGTAGAAACGAAAATCGTACCAAAAATTTAG